The proteins below come from a single Pristiophorus japonicus isolate sPriJap1 chromosome 18, sPriJap1.hap1, whole genome shotgun sequence genomic window:
- the LOC139229322 gene encoding tumor necrosis factor receptor superfamily member 9-like, producing MELVACWALAALFALCAPGTSSAAVFPGCPEKYVTYTGRGKTPCCSRCRPGTSMQDECTETSKSVCTPCTNGSYSDIWNNMFTCIRCAECIDEGMKYKRKCTSISNAVCECSVGYACEDQDCKSCVVTDSQQGGDRSTESPKHSSRPDGIPIDHSPGSDIHVQSIPCPTGTYSDTETKTCQLWTNCTALGHIEITPANQTSDAICTPTPSSRPESHNEVRVATITVAFICFFLLCLSVGLHIVSWRRNRRKEFKLLPGEICPRLLNERLEDTCSTHFPQQECGGISHQEKKSTEQAYVAVHCSC from the exons ATGGAGTTGGTCGCTTGTTGGGCGCTCGCTGCGCTGTTCGCACTCTGTGCGCCTGGGACATCTTCTGCTGCCGTCTTCCCTGGGTGCCCCGAAAAATATGTCACGTACACCGGACGGGGCAAGACTCCGTGTTGCTCCAGATGTCGGCCAG GTACCTCGATGCAAGATGAATGTACTGAGACCTCCAAATCTGTCTGTACACCGTGTACAAATGGATCATATTCTGACATTTGGAACAACATGTTTACTTGTATCCGTTGTGCTGAATGCATCGATG AAGGAATGAAGTATAAGAGAAAATGCACGAGTATCTCAAATGCTGTCTGTGAATGCAGTGTGGGCTACGCATGTGAAGACCAGGACTGCAAGAGCTGTGTTGTAACAG ATTCTCAGCAGGGAGGAGACAGAAGTACAGAATCCCCCAAACACAGCTCTCGCCCGGATGGCATCCCGATTGATCATAGCCCAGGATCAG ATATACATGTGCAAAGCATTCCTTGCCCTACGGGGACATATTCTGACACGGAAACCAAGACCTGCCAATTGTGGACAAA CTGCACTGCACTGGGTCATATCGAGATTACACCTGCAAATCAAACCAGTGATGCAATCTGCACTCCTACACCAAGCAGCCGTCCAG AGTCACATAACGAAGTGAGGGTTGCAACAATCACTGTGGCCTTTATCTGTTTCTTCCTGCTGTGTCTGTCGGTCGGGctacacattgtctcatggagaaGGAACAGAAGGAAAGAATTTAAGTTGTTACCAG GGGAGATATGCCCACGGCTTCTGAATGAACGGCTGGAAGACACCTGCAGCACGCACTTCCCACAGCAGGAGTGCGGAGGGATATCACACCAAGAGAAGAAGAGCACCGAGCAAGCCTATGTTGCTGTACACTGCAGTTGCTGA